The Harmonia axyridis chromosome 3, icHarAxyr1.1, whole genome shotgun sequence nucleotide sequence gaagaaatttctttggaaCTGACCTTTGTATTACAtattttcttcttaaatttttcttagtatcattaaaatatttatgaaatattaagtCCAAAATTACTTTATTCAACATATTCTGAACACTCTGATAATGTTCAGAacatttgaaaaagttgaaagataTATTTTCTGTCACATAACAAAGAATTTCCTCATATATATTCAAAAAGTGACCATGACTTCCTAAAATTTCTATTATCACATCATGCATATGAGCAACGTAAAAACACAATTCCTCAGATACATAATGCAAGCACCTCTTGTGATCTCCGTATTCCTTAAACATTGTGAATGTATGAAACTCTAATATTTGAGTACTTAAAAGACATTCTTTGCATTGATGACACAAtagaccaaaaattttttttacaaaatatcCACAAACATAAACCAGAGCTTGGTCATCAATTTCGCTCATATTATTGGGAGGCTTTTTatctttaaattttgaaaaatcaattgaacTTACGAAgcggtttttattattattattatcattagatttgaattccaaaaagttttttaaATCTTCAAGAATGTCTATGCCATCATCTTCACAATTTTTTCCTTGGCTCCTAGATGTAACAAGGCGATTCAAAATGCAGGTCTTAAGTGCAGATATAAATTGGTATGGAGTGGGATTTGTATGCGCACTGCCATGCTGTCTGATCAAACTGAAAAGATTCTCCACAGGATCTTGATTTAGAGTTCTTGTGCGCAGATATTGGAAACCAGCTTTTCGACATTCATCCCACACCATAATTACACCTTGAATAGTGGCGATCCAACCTTCTTTACATCTGGGAGCCTTTGTTTCTAAACCTGTAACAGGGTGcaaaaatttccattttttgaTCCTCTCTAACATATTGTACCAAAACTGTAAATGATTCGTTGTTTTATTAACACATCGCCTCAATTCCTTACCATCATATCGACAGTTCGACATCGCATTCAAAGAATCAAAGAGTTGATCAATATCTCCAATGAATTCTGCTGTATGAACTGCCGATGAAGGGTAACCATGAGTTGCTGACATAGCCTCTAAAGATGCCGCAACACTGTGGCTCATAGTCCTTGCAGCAATAGAGACTTTCATTTTCAAGTGCGAGTGTTGTAAAGTCAAATGTTCTAAATCAATGTTGTACATCATTTTAAATCTTTTATTACTCTCATaattgaaacattgaataataTGCTCCCATTTTGCAATTTTGTAATCTTCAAATTGGATATTATAAGACTTCAAGGCATTACgtgtatttttcaataaatgtgGAGGATCATGTAACGCAACAACTTTTTGATCATTCACAATGAAGTAAGGTCCTGGTTGATCAGTATGGCATTCGTTGATCAACTGTTTAATGGCAGCTGCGTTGGTAGTGCCTTGATCACAAACTGTACAAATCACCCGAAGACCGATTTCTTGCAAAGCAACAATGACTTCTTTAATTAGGATTTTGAGATGAGTTGTCTTTACCTGATCTTTAGTGAAGTAGTAGGCTATCGGTTGTTTCCAAGATTTATAAAGTCCGGATATCATAAAAACTAAAGAATGATTAGCGACTTCTTTGAATCGTCCAAGATTTGAGCCTAAATCTACATGTCCCACTACTTTACTCAAGGCATGGTCATAATGTAAATCGTAAGATAAAGATATTTCATCAAACATTACACAACAAAATTTATCAAGAGTggaaaatttagaaaatttgACTGCTAATTTCTGGaatatttgtttattgatgCCAGTATCAAAATGGAAGGACTTCAAAACTGTATTTAAAGTTGATTTACTTGGCAATCTCaagaattttgacaaaaatctGTATGAACGTGGACCACGTTTATATAAAGCTAATGCAAAAACTTTGTCTTCAGGTGTCCAACGCTCCCCATGTTTCTTTGACTTTGAATTTCTGAACTGAGAAGATATAAATTGAACCCCATTATTACTTATTGACTGTTTCAGTTgtaaaaataatttggaatgaCTTATCTTCTCGGctaattttaatttatgtttggACTTTTCAATGGTTTTTTTCAATCTAGACAACTGCTCTCTTTGTCTTATACTaatgtcataaaaaaatttctctctATATGTTAACTGACTCTTTCGCTTgatattgatttgatttaaaatgccAGATTTTTGCTTCGCAACAGGGGAAAGAGTCACAGTACTTGGATGGTTATTGGTGATATCTAAACTTGTACTCGGCTCACAATTAATTAAATCATTCTGATCAGAGAGCAGTGcataatttggaaaatctggCAGAGCTGAAGGTAAAAGTCTGGTTTTGAGTGTACTATAAAAATTGTCTTCACTGAAATGGTCCTCACATATCTTACTTTCTTTAGTTATGTTACAGCCGGAATGTACAGATTTAATTGCTTTATCCCATTCTAAAATTTTAGTTGGAGGAGGCCGAAAAAAGTGCTTGTTCGTGGTTGAACCCCTATAATAAATATTCGCACAATTTGGGATGCAACATGAATAACTAGATGATGGCATGCTGATCAATTATGGTCAAGAGGTGcttaatatttatttacttaccTACTTACCGTTCCttacgaaaaaaaataaaagataattaAACTTGAACCTGCTAAAAGCTGTGCCTAATGTCTACGTCAAGACTgcactgaaacaaaaaacaaactGATTCAAGAGAGGTTGGAATTTAAGCTAGTCATCATTTTCAGTAGaaaaggatgaaatatgtttttgtgtgaaatagcAATACATTAGTTCCTGGACCCTGTCGTTCGGGTCGCTAgcatcaacatttcaaacgaCTCTACGCAGTCGTCAGTCTTCTCTTTATTTGTCTATGGAATTAACTAAAGGTTTTACCGTAAAATACGGCTTTTATACCATCACAGTTTTCCCCACCACTAGATCTACACGACCAACCAATGATATTGCGAGAATGTGCAGTGGAACCGCCTACCTATTCCGCTATAAATAGATGAATCTAAGATTTACCTCAACTAGTTTATACCCATACTCGAGATGGCCCGTACGAAGCAAACGGCAAGAAAATCCACTGGCGGAAAGGCACCGCGTAAGCAACTTGCCACAAAAGCGGCACGTAAAAGTGCACCCGCTACGGGTGGCGTAAAAAAACCTCATCGTTACCGTCCAGGTACCGTAGCTCTTCGTGAGATCCGTCGTTATCAGAAAAGTACCGAGCTGTTGATTCGCAAACTTCCTTTCCAAAGGTTAGTGCGCGAAATTGCCCAAGACTTCAAGACCGATCTCCGTTTCCAGAGCTCCGCCGTGATGGCCCTTCAAGAAGCTAGCGAAGCTTATCTGGTCGGTCTATTCGAAGATACAAATTTATGTGCCATTCACGCCAAGAGAGTAACCATTATGCCGAAGGACATTCAACTTGCTCGACGTATCCGTGGCGAACGTGCTTAAGCATCTTTTTCACAAAGTTTAAAAtcggttcttttcagaaccacaactttttttttacatttatacaattgATTGCTTTCTTATAAGGTATCCCAAATTAAAGATCCGATATCAATAGTGCAATATAACCTTACttaatttcttccaacaaaatgcgttacgaatttcaattttgattatggATATCAGTCTTTTGATATCCTCTATATCTTGGCGCAATAGCTTATTTTAAGCTGGAAGCAAATTATGCCGTCTTATTTCCAATTCGATCATTCAACTGCAAAAGATTCTGATGACCAGCATTAGAGagaagcgataccgtgatttctagatcacgttgtgaaacgtgaacgttactttatgatatcagtgaaattaaagcgtgacgtgatcactgtttaggttgcttgttaataatatttgtatgaatcacccaaacctggGTTCGATTATGCCTAAGGCTGAGGCTTCTTCATATAAATGTCCAATGTCTTCGTAATAAGATTGAACAAATAGAGGCTTTATGTTTAGATCACGATATTGTTTTGTTCAGTGAACATTGGATGTGTATGAGGGAGCTGGAGCAAGTAAAGTTGCATGATTTTACGGTTCTTTCTTCCTATTCCCGTAGGCATCGTGGTCATGGTGGTGTGGCGGCCGCTCTTAGAAATTTTCATGTTGATAAATTTGTACCCAGAAATGATATAAACTTAAAATCAGTTGAAATGGAAATTGAGGTTTGCGCAATCCAGTCCACTCAATTAAAGACCTTGATTATAGCTGTTTATCGATCTCCACTGGGTAACTTCaatgtttttctggatgtaattgcAAGTATTCTAGAATTAATAAATTGTTGTGACTTTCGTGTTTTCGTCCTGGGGGATTTTAACATTAATTTTCTCAGAGATAGCACTAATAAATCTGCGATCGTGGATCTTTTCTCTTCATATGGTCTCCATGGTATTGTGTCGTCTGCTACTAGAGGAAGTGCATGTTTGGATAACATTTTCACAAATGTTGATGATTGTAGGGGTTGCGTGATTGATCTGGGTTTCTCTGATCATTTGGGCATAGAGACTGAATTTGTTTGTGATGTAGGAACACGAGGAGTTGGTGAAGTGACTGTGTGTAGACCACTTACTAGGGTGGGAATGGATACTCTCAAATATCTGGTTAGGGATATTTGTTGGGATTTTATATGGGATACTAATATTGGTACAGAGAGCAAGTTTGATATGTTTGTGACATTTATAAAGAATTGTGTGGATTTATCATTTCCCCCAAAAACATATAAGCATTCTGTTAACTCCTTGCCTATTTCTTGGTTCAGTAATGATCTGAAAAATATGCGCGag carries:
- the LOC123675201 gene encoding histone H3; translated protein: MARTKQTARKSTGGKAPRKQLATKAARKSAPATGGVKKPHRYRPGTVALREIRRYQKSTELLIRKLPFQRLVREIAQDFKTDLRFQSSAVMALQEASEAYLVGLFEDTNLCAIHAKRVTIMPKDIQLARRIRGERA